TTTCACACTCCTGGCCCAGGCCTTCGAGAAGCTGAAGGAGGAGACACAGCCGAAGGTGGGCTTGCTGCAGTCCTGCCCTGTCTGCGGGCTGAGCCAGCAGGTGCACGTCCATGAGCTGTTAGCACTTCTGGCGCCCGTGCGAGCATTACGACATGGCTACTGGTTCACTTTGGCCTTCCAGATCTCACACGGATGTTTCTGGGGGCCAGCGCCCACCTGGAGGTGTACGTGGAAAGGACTTGTGGGACAGTTCCAGCTCAGCTAAGTTGATGGGGTACAAGGCCACCTCACAGTCTAAGGGACACTAGGCAGCTCAGCAGTCGTAGCCGGAGCACTTTCCACACCACTCTCAGAAACTGAAAGAGGGGcccgcctggggggctcagtcggttaagcgtctgccttcggctcaggtcatgatcccagggtcccgggatcgagccctgcattgggctccctgctcagtggggagtctgcttctacctctgccgctccccctgcttgtgctctctctctctctgtcaaataaaatcttaaaaaaaaaaaaagaaactgaaagaggaaggaggcaggaaataAGATAGATTTGAAGGGCATGATTAATAAATGTGAGCTAATAGCAGTCCAAGGCACCCAAAGGGAAAAGATCTTTggtgtacatggaacatttacaaCAATTGATCATGCACTGTGGCACAAAAGAAGTAGGAAATCCTAGTGATCTTTTCTCTGAGTATAATGCAATGATGCTAGAAGTCACAAATAAAAGGAGAGCTAAAATCATCCACATATGTAGGAACTCAATGCATATAATAACCATTAGGTTAAAGAGGAAGTTGTAAAGAAAAACATGCAATACTTAGAACTGATGGACAGTGAGAACACGACACACCAAAATGTGTGTGACACAGCTAAATTAGCACTTGAAGGGAAATTGACAGCATTAAGTACATTTCTTCGAAAACAAAGACCAGAATTACATGGATTGAGTCTTAgtaagaaggaaaaggagcaaCAAAGCAAATCTAAGGTTATGTGGAAGAAGGAATAATAAAGGTAAAAGGACAAGGTAGCGATACAGAGGCTGACAACTAccacagaaaataaaagggaagattaACAAAAGTAAAAGCTCATCTTTAGAGGAATAGAGCGAGATTTCTGCCaagattagaaaaagaagatgCCGGGCCTACTGCGGGAGGGTGAGGGACACCACGAATTCCGTCTGGAGGCACCTTTGAGCTCGCCAAGTAGACACCATGAGCAAAGCTCACCCTCCCAAGTTGAAAAAATTTATGGACAAGAAATTATCATTGAAATTAAATGGTGGCAGACATGTCCAAGGAATATTGTGGGTGTTTGATCCGTTTATGAATCTTGTGATAGATGAATGTGTGGAGATGGCAATGAACAATAGTAGGCAACAGAACAATACTGGAATGGTGGTAATACAAGGAAATAGTCTCATCATGTTAGAAGCCTTGGACCAAGTATAAACAATGGGTGTGTTCATGAGAAGAAATCAACTGCTTCCACATGTCCCCTCTCCATTGTACCTGTTTCACTCCAATATAAAAACCAGGTCGTGTGCATTTTCATATTGAACTTTTTTGTTAAGTGAActtttataatagtcaaaaaaaaagaagatgcatataaaaatacagaatgataaaaggaaaataactatTAATAGCAGTGCATTTATTGGAAAATTAATGATCGTATATTTGATAATTTAGTCAAAGTGGATAAATATCTGGATAAGTAGGAAGATATCAAATTGAGGCAAGAAAAGTGGAAAACTTGAACAAGTAAAcattgaagaaattaaaacaacaaagatctatttttttttttttagatttttttttttttttaatttatttgagagagagagagcacaagggggggagcgggagagggagaagcagactccccgccaagcagggagcctgatgcgggactcattcccgggactccaggaccacgacctgagctgaaggcagccgcccaaccaactgagccacccaggcgccccaacaaagaTCTCTTCTTCAATAAAGCCCCAGGTCCAGATGGTTTTATAGGTGCATTTTGCCAAATGTTCCAAGGACAAATAATCCCCATACTGGATGCGTTTTTGTGGGATATAGTAAAGAGATGAGCTGCTCAGCCTTGTTGGCAGAATTGATAATGATAGTGCAACAGGGAGAAAAGCCATTTCATGTATTACCACGTGAATATCCTGATTAAGGTGGTAGCTAACTGAATCTCACAGTAATAAATAAGTGCTTTGTGAATACAATACAATGTGTTTATTCCAGaatgcaaggattttttttttttaagattttatttatttgagag
The sequence above is drawn from the Neomonachus schauinslandi chromosome 5, ASM220157v2, whole genome shotgun sequence genome and encodes:
- the LOC110586579 gene encoding small nuclear ribonucleoprotein G-like; amino-acid sequence: MSKAHPPKLKKFMDKKLSLKLNGGRHVQGILWVFDPFMNLVIDECVEMAMNNSRQQNNTGMVVIQGNSLIMLEALDQV